The Zavarzinella sp. sequence AATTTGCCATATGGATATCGTGTCCGCAGGCGTGCATGACACCAACTTCCCGTCCCACACGATCCCGCGTCTGGATGGTGCTTGCGTATTCTGCACCGGTGGCTTCCACAATCGGCAAACCATCCATGTCGGTGCGGACCAGCACAACAGGCCCTTCACCGTTTTTTAATACCCCCACAATTCCCGTTTTGCCTATCTGCTCCGCAACTGTAAAACCTAATTGTTTTAATTCTGTGGCTAAAATTTTTGCTGTCCGCACTTCCTGAAGTGATAATTCTGGATTCTTATGTAGTTCTTTGTATATTTGTGCAATCGAAGCTAGCTCCTTATCAACAATTTTGTCCACAAGTGGCTTTGCTTTTTCTAGAAATGGGTCCCCACCTTGCAGAAGGTTGTTGCACAGAAAGAATAGCGCTGTGGCCAAAAATGCTTTCATAAACCTTGCTCATTAATCGTTTGCACGCTGGAATTCTATTGCTCGACTGCCTAAACGCGACCCAAATCTCAATTTCTGTGCAGTGGTTAGCTCCCTGGTGTACCTTCGTCGAACTGCTTCCAGCCAGCGAATACTACGATCGCGATAATCGGTTACCACTCGCACTAATACCGGTCCAGGATATTCCAACGCTGCTTTGATGCCAGAACTTAACTTCGAAGTATGGTCGATTTCCAGATATCCCAAACCAAATGCCTTTGCCATTTCGGGGTAATTCATGCGAGCCAGAATCGTCGCAGTGGTGCGTAAATAAGCAGCTTTCTGCAACATTTGCATGTAGTGGTAAGCCTGATCGTCGAGAATGAAGAACTTCACTGGTAGATTTTCCCGAGCTGCGGTGGTCATTTCCATCGCAGACATCAGCATGCACCCATCGCCAGTGATCGTGACTACTGGCCGGTGTGGGTGTACTCGCTGGGCACCAATAGCCGCAGGAATCGACCACCCCATCGCCTGATTGTCCGTGGGATTAAAATAAGTCCGTGGCTGCACCACCTGAAATGCTTCTGCGGCGAGATGTTCTGTGACTGTGACATCAACGAATGTCAAACCATCATCAGGCAGTTCTTCCCGTAGTTGCAAGACGAATGCCATGGGATCACAGCCACATTTCGTGTGTAGTTCTGCGTATTTTTTGCGATCATCCATTCGACAAGTGCGAATCTTTTTCAGTAATTTTTCATCTGTTTCCCGCTGCAGGATGGGAGCAAATTCTAATAATTTACTCATAAACAGACCCGCATCAGCATGCACACAGACATCTGTCTGTAAAACTTTGCCTAGATTCGCTGCATTGGCATCCACATGGATGGCGTGTTTCATTTTGGGCTGGTTATAAAACCCTGTTGAAACTTCGCTGTAACGAACACCAATCGCCAGCACCAGATCTACCCCACCATGCATTTCAAGCATTCCTGGAGTAAATATTTTTTCGGCACAGTGGGTAGCGTGGGAACCATATCCCCAGCCAACGGAAAATGGATGACGATCAGAAATCACCCCTTTGCCCGAAACACTGGTAGCCACTGGGGCCTGAAGGACCTCGGCTAGTTTGCCGAGTAGTTCTGAATAATCCTGACAGCCCTGGCCAGCATAGATGCCCACCCGAAGGTCCTGTTTGGACAAAAGGGCTAGTGCTTCCTGGAAAGTTTTTTCATCAAATGGTAATGGCGCTGGTTCCAGCGGTGGGGAATCGAACTCTGCTGTTTCTACCAACATGGTAAATGGGATTACAACGGCAACAGGGCCAGGTTCACCTTCCATTGCCAGTCGAAACGCATGCCGGACACCATTGGCTATTTGCGAAACGTCTTCAACGTGGTAAACACCTTTCGTGACAGGTTTCAATAAGGCAACCTGGTCGAGGCAGTGTACCTGAAATGGTCGAAACTCTTTCCCCTGTGCTATATCCCCCACAATGCAGACCAGTGGGACAGAATCGATCAGAGCTTCGCCGATACCACTTAATGAATTCGTAACACCAGGCCCAGGAACCACGCAAAGAACACCCGGTTTACCTTTGCTGCGTGCGTAGCCATCAGCCATGCAGGATGCTGAAAATTCATGTGTACAAAGGAGATAAGGTAATCCTTTGGTTTTCATTGCATCCCACAGTTCATTTTCCTGTGCACCAGGAATGCCGTAGACGCATTCGCACCCTTCCTGAATCAGAGATTCCACCACCGCCATTGCGCCGGACATCTTGCCCTTCACTGACCCGTTCGAAGATTTCATTCCCAGCGCCTGCACAGGAGAGGCGCTTTGGGTCATGGTCGCCAATGTACCGATTACTGCTGCAGTTTGGAGGACTTCTCGGCGCGAAGGACTGACGGTCATACAGATATCTCTTCATCAGCTAATTGGATAATCCGTATTACTATCGGCAAAGTTGGAGCAATTGTTGCAATCGGAATTAGGAAGAATACCAAATGAGATTTCTTTCATATTTAAACCAGGGTGTTTGGGTAAGAATTTAATTCTTTTTCATTACCCAACTCAACTCAATTCATCAGTGAAACGACGACTGTCTCATTGAATTGGGCGGAAATCGACTATAATTGCCGTATTACCGCTGGATGGACATATTGTTGTGAATTGGTCTC is a genomic window containing:
- a CDS encoding thiamine pyrophosphate-binding protein — its product is MSGAMAVVESLIQEGCECVYGIPGAQENELWDAMKTKGLPYLLCTHEFSASCMADGYARSKGKPGVLCVVPGPGVTNSLSGIGEALIDSVPLVCIVGDIAQGKEFRPFQVHCLDQVALLKPVTKGVYHVEDVSQIANGVRHAFRLAMEGEPGPVAVVIPFTMLVETAEFDSPPLEPAPLPFDEKTFQEALALLSKQDLRVGIYAGQGCQDYSELLGKLAEVLQAPVATSVSGKGVISDRHPFSVGWGYGSHATHCAEKIFTPGMLEMHGGVDLVLAIGVRYSEVSTGFYNQPKMKHAIHVDANAANLGKVLQTDVCVHADAGLFMSKLLEFAPILQRETDEKLLKKIRTCRMDDRKKYAELHTKCGCDPMAFVLQLREELPDDGLTFVDVTVTEHLAAEAFQVVQPRTYFNPTDNQAMGWSIPAAIGAQRVHPHRPVVTITGDGCMLMSAMEMTTAARENLPVKFFILDDQAYHYMQMLQKAAYLRTTATILARMNYPEMAKAFGLGYLEIDHTSKLSSGIKAALEYPGPVLVRVVTDYRDRSIRWLEAVRRRYTRELTTAQKLRFGSRLGSRAIEFQRAND